A genomic stretch from Achromobacter spanius includes:
- a CDS encoding ABC transporter substrate-binding protein, whose product MTHSPRFTARRRILTAAGALAGVSLLDGRIAFAQPKLGRVAYGQGSIDPFFAAGYVALKKGYFGEGGLDVEYLNSQSGPRTNQLLAAGQIVFGATAATAAPALTIAGKAATLVFGFDRKLTYANIIVRREDFDSGKIKSLKDLAGKRVGATQPQSSTWLMALYLMQKAGVADKVDIRPLGDLATMLGALKTGSVSASMATMSMMEQARQEGWGVPIFDATTESSWNEFMGGDVPGIAALTLEDTIQKRPEVVQAFVTAMVKAQDFITANSAAGVTDAIYDDYLSAFPRAAIEKTLGVYKDTVFLKDNLITEDAYNRMTAIMGDGRQFSNDEIKTVPYTKCVNMSFVRKARGL is encoded by the coding sequence ATGACCCACAGCCCCCGTTTCACCGCCCGCCGCCGCATCCTGACCGCCGCCGGGGCCTTGGCCGGCGTCAGCCTGCTTGATGGGCGCATCGCCTTCGCCCAGCCCAAGCTGGGCCGCGTGGCCTACGGGCAAGGCAGCATCGACCCCTTCTTCGCGGCGGGCTATGTGGCGTTGAAAAAAGGCTACTTCGGTGAAGGCGGGCTGGACGTCGAATACCTGAATTCGCAAAGCGGCCCGCGCACCAACCAGTTGTTGGCGGCGGGCCAGATCGTGTTCGGCGCCACCGCCGCCACGGCCGCCCCCGCGCTCACCATCGCCGGCAAGGCCGCCACGCTGGTGTTCGGCTTTGACCGCAAGCTAACCTACGCCAACATCATCGTGCGCCGCGAAGACTTCGACAGCGGCAAGATCAAGTCCTTGAAGGACCTGGCCGGCAAGCGCGTGGGCGCCACGCAACCGCAGTCCAGCACCTGGTTGATGGCGCTGTACCTGATGCAGAAGGCCGGCGTGGCCGACAAGGTCGATATCCGCCCGCTGGGTGACCTGGCCACGATGCTGGGCGCGCTGAAGACAGGTTCGGTGTCCGCCAGCATGGCCACCATGTCCATGATGGAACAGGCCCGCCAGGAAGGCTGGGGCGTGCCGATTTTCGACGCCACCACGGAAAGTTCATGGAATGAATTCATGGGCGGCGACGTGCCGGGCATTGCCGCGCTGACGCTTGAAGACACCATCCAGAAACGGCCGGAAGTGGTGCAAGCCTTTGTCACCGCCATGGTCAAGGCACAAGACTTCATCACCGCCAACAGCGCCGCGGGTGTCACCGACGCGATCTACGACGACTACCTCAGCGCCTTTCCGCGCGCCGCCATCGAAAAGACGCTGGGCGTCTACAAAGACACGGTGTTCTTGAAAGACAACCTCATCACCGAAGACGCCTACAACCGCATGACGGCCATCATGGGCGACGGCCGCCAGTTCTCGAACGACGAGATCAAGACCGTGCCTTACACCAAGTGCGTGAACATGAGCTTCGTGCGCAAAGCGCGGGGCCTTTGA
- a CDS encoding ABC transporter permease: protein MISTETSDSLQDQLRLDRRAGVKRRVRITLWQVLILAVILGSWETLTRIPWFTQNTLFDPFFISQPSRVAVRLWEWMQPGPRSVWPHLWLTLQATMVGLVVGVGSGFIVGMTLSRSRFLADVFNPFIVAFNSMPRIAFVPLITMFFGLGLASKVVTSWFVVFFLVFFNTYKGGRSVERELVDFCRTLGGSPRQILWRVRIPTAAAWTFAALPNAISFALIGVVLAEFVGSTTGMGYLMITALATLNATDMFAAVTLLSIVGIVLVYCVTWLERRLLHWAPEFRE from the coding sequence ATGATTTCAACTGAAACTTCCGATTCGCTGCAGGACCAGCTGCGGCTGGACCGCCGCGCCGGCGTCAAGCGCCGCGTTCGCATCACCTTGTGGCAAGTGCTGATTCTTGCCGTCATCCTGGGCTCGTGGGAAACGCTGACACGCATCCCCTGGTTCACGCAGAACACCCTGTTCGACCCCTTCTTCATCAGCCAGCCGTCGCGCGTGGCGGTGCGGCTTTGGGAATGGATGCAACCCGGCCCGCGCTCGGTCTGGCCGCATCTATGGCTGACCTTGCAGGCCACGATGGTGGGGCTGGTGGTGGGCGTGGGCAGCGGCTTCATCGTCGGCATGACGCTTAGCCGCAGCCGCTTTCTGGCCGACGTGTTCAACCCTTTTATCGTGGCGTTCAATTCCATGCCGCGCATCGCCTTCGTGCCGCTCATCACCATGTTCTTCGGCCTGGGGCTGGCGTCCAAGGTGGTGACCTCGTGGTTCGTGGTGTTCTTTCTGGTGTTCTTCAACACCTACAAGGGCGGGCGCAGCGTGGAACGCGAACTGGTCGACTTCTGCCGCACGCTGGGCGGCTCGCCGCGCCAGATCCTGTGGCGCGTGCGCATCCCGACCGCGGCGGCATGGACGTTCGCCGCCTTGCCCAATGCCATCAGCTTCGCGCTGATCGGCGTGGTGCTGGCCGAGTTCGTCGGGTCCACCACGGGCATGGGGTACTTGATGATCACCGCGCTGGCCACGCTGAACGCCACCGACATGTTCGCGGCCGTGACGCTGCTGTCCATCGTGGGCATTGTGTTGGTTTATTGTGTGACCTGGCTGGAACGGCGGCTTTTGCATTGGGCGCCGGAGTTCAGGGAATGA
- a CDS encoding ABC transporter ATP-binding protein, whose translation MITLDKVGKAYQSRQGTTHAVGEVSLTVEAGEFVSIVGPSGCGKSTLLNMIAGFLRPTTGTIQVDGRVVDGQVPPALGYIFQKDTLLPWFSVKKNVALGLKFQGVAADKIERRVAELLELGHLSAFADAFPHQLSGGMRRRVALLMSLAVEPRILLLDEPFGALDTHTKTHLHRELMEIWRKLGQTIVMVTHDLDEAILLSDRVVVLSGPPSRVLLDERIRIPHPRDVFTLRETPQFVSHVQSLWSVLGQQFRAAA comes from the coding sequence ATGATTACGCTGGACAAGGTCGGCAAGGCGTACCAGTCGCGCCAGGGCACGACGCACGCGGTGGGCGAGGTCAGCCTGACCGTCGAGGCGGGCGAATTCGTTTCCATCGTGGGCCCCTCGGGCTGCGGCAAGAGCACGCTCTTGAACATGATCGCGGGCTTTCTGCGCCCCACTACGGGCACGATCCAAGTAGACGGCCGGGTAGTCGACGGGCAGGTGCCGCCCGCCTTGGGCTACATCTTTCAGAAAGACACGCTGCTGCCGTGGTTCAGCGTCAAGAAGAACGTGGCGCTGGGGCTGAAGTTCCAGGGCGTGGCGGCCGACAAGATCGAACGCCGCGTGGCCGAACTGCTTGAACTGGGCCACTTGAGCGCCTTTGCCGACGCCTTTCCGCATCAGCTATCGGGCGGCATGCGGCGGCGCGTGGCGCTCTTGATGAGCCTGGCGGTGGAGCCGCGCATCCTGCTGCTGGACGAGCCCTTCGGCGCGCTGGACACGCACACCAAGACGCACCTGCATCGCGAACTGATGGAGATCTGGCGCAAGCTGGGCCAGACCATCGTGATGGTCACGCACGACCTGGACGAAGCCATTCTGCTGTCTGACCGCGTGGTGGTGCTGTCCGGCCCGCCCAGCCGCGTGCTGCTGGACGAGCGCATCCGCATTCCGCATCCGCGCGACGTCTTCACGCTGCGCGAAACGCCGCAGTTCGTCTCTCACGTGCAAAGCCTCTGGAGCGTGCTGGGCCAGCAGTTCCGTGCCGCCGCCTGA